From the Papaver somniferum cultivar HN1 chromosome 2, ASM357369v1, whole genome shotgun sequence genome, the window cgccttgatcagatatgcactccttgggagagtccttattacctaagtcgcccaacttaagtcatatgcttaagatgagaatccaaggtgcctctcccgaatgggctttattgaccccaaatctccatgactcaggttccgatggaggtgtagcctttccctgatccatgcaacaggtacccccttatatgacgtactttaggtcttacatttgcctcttgcgtaattgcattcgcgaactagggtgtacgccataaaggtttgtccctttcttttttgtcatttttctctgattgtcttctgtaaaattcattatctctgcgagggtctcgcaaatcatcatattgtatctgaatttcgcaatctcaatttttccattcaatcaaatgtattcttgagaattttacttgttgcgagagtatcgcaacaacttaatcattcatacatttcttgtttttattacctttgtcatcctctgattttttattattttctgctactgctttcttggtagtggtatgttcatcatttttattctgagctagcattagtttcgcaacatctcttctcctttcctttcgattgcatccaccatcaacctatcacttctttgtgtatctttgattttgtgtcgccagttttccttcttgtttgctcttccttcgcaagattctatttcagtttcgtaacacctatttccttcaacccaatctccctttatgattcctacaccactggggtgagggaatttgatgcactggtggaaagttgaagataCACCTAGActcccatgtatccaaggtcgaccaatcaacgcattgtagggtgattctacatcaatggcacagaataagatttcagaagatattcctttcaatgggattcacatagtaacctcccctttaggattgttagcagtaccattaaaaccatatatcttatatgttgatggtatatgatcatcatctcttccacccatggttttataagtatgacaaaataaaatgttcacagagcttccggtatcgattagaattctattaatttcccatgaatcttcagctttgtcatcctcatcttctttcggttttgtattaatttctaattttactaccaatggattgtcatgcacctcttctccttccggAATTTCTTCtgtggtaaaagaaatgatctgtttctacTCAAAACactatcatgaaaatcttcaattgtcttatatgaatgtacgatagagtgacagaatagatttttttgcttttgcaccaacttctatgaagaatgtttctttctttttcatcgtattcactttgtgatgctctggtggtggtggcagtggttgagattgtggatgccctaccagaaagtcgtttagttttccttgatctatcattctcaaaataattctttttacatttctgcaatcatttgttgtatgtccatgaaaatgatgataagaacaaaactcatgacttctgtggtttggaggtggttccgttcccatgttccatggtattggtatatttttcatcaagattatagcttcacatatcttctccacacttgcatttagaggtggcatcttgatttcttcccatactaccttgtgacctccttgtcctctattatagttttgtctttgacctccataagtttcttgtggttgatcgagtttttgaatcttgttatttccaacacgattgtagaaatttctttctcttttatactcttcttgatctcggcttcccatagccaccagtttctgttgattgttactcgtcaccttctcttgttgtatttgtgaagtattcgctactgtgtttattagattgggtaataagcttgcattcgttgtttgtgagatggtgttcgcaactggatatgattccatttcattttgccttacctctagagcaatgtattcttcttgaagttcttgcaattcagtcattgtgattgtattcttgactctgaaaatttagacatacaataggtttgttgcaaacataacattgataaatgatatgataatataagatatctctcatctacacggccagccatttcgctacacatagttctccatcttttagtcaggtgcttcaaactttcggcaatcctttgttttaatccaaacacatcttctataccaggtcgcgaggaattattacttatatatgcccccaagaatgtagtctgcaaattattgaaggatgttattgtgttatttggtagaccttcaaaccattttaacgcctctcctgttaagctggatgcgaaatatttgcacaatacggcatcatgatttttcccattgtaacatgcacctcacatagactttaatgtgttgaattgcacaagttgttccatcaaaaatgctggttaatgcgggaaaattgcatttcagtggtattcctcctaattgtacttcccttgtaaatggagttttcgcagcttcttctattgcttcatccaattgtcttctgcctacttctcctctattatttagtattcctctcatttcttctaattctttaaagatttgtttatttacacctgaatcttgatccattggtctttttaatttcgcctctcttcttctgcgttcatatctatcttctctcgcgaaattttgcatttcttcttcattatcctcatctcgtcttcttctgcgattctcttcctcatatctatcttgaattcgcatatgatgatgcctttcattttccgctccatgatttttttcatttcttatcaattacatttgttgtctttcagccattctctgtactcctatcatactcctcattgagattaccgttattccggttttgtgtacaccttctttgtcgattgtcgtgattgttctggagaattgtctcctgaagctcttgttcttccatttacgctctcaatctttcacgttcgcagatcaaacgtgtttgttcagcataatgtctttcaatttcttcttcaattgtctgttgatttctttgattttctctttcatgtaaaattcttcttccttcctcccgattttcttcgccatcttggtcgttTCGTCCCTggcgttgtccgttctcttgatttccaccatttttcccatcatcaaaagtttcattttgtggaatgtaacgatcatcagctctttctctattttcgcgatattcttcattaggatttgatatttcttcttgaatattgtttccagcattgattgtgggtgagtttcgcctcatttcccttctagtcgatcttgaatgtGATTTTGtcatacttctcgatcttctattctgtagtcttatattctccatccttaattcgtgattttgccttgttagatttgcacgttcttctggcTCAGCTCTTcgttcttcatgtattcttcgtctcaacgtttctaacgctccaatttcctcatctccatgaattattccttcatctgcttcttgattcctttcctcctgtctataatttctgttttgttgctcttcttctacttcctcCGCCGAATTTGATTGCAAAGTGTGTATActtaccctatcataatctgtattcctcccttgaactagtgtttgttgaattggtagttgaatttgattttctctattactcctcattctagtagattctcccatttcacttctttctctcccagcaattctcttgcttcttctaacagtagtcggttgttcggatgtatttcttcttctagccatttcttaaatgttaacaatattgcaagaaattatggaaaattcttaatcaatcactctaaattttcacaaatctcaatattaattttcatctttttctagaataatattcaataagttccctgtttctagcgccattatgtagttgcaggaaatcctacactacacccctcatatgatttcattattaatcaactcatttttaggttttcactcttaattttattgatcaatcatttgaatgttcttacaagaaaagataaagaaatcaagaatcacctctgctctagactttctctctcctatttacttgtttcttactcaaaaaagatctctccctctttacaacttgaacgactatttataaggaaatacatagtggatgacagctaatctgtcctttagtTTCGAGTATGGtctgtgacattctcgcaaccttacaaatgttaatttcgcaagatctctaattttcgcaggactatcacatctttctcgtgatcctagctgacgtcgtttatcgtatcatttgtgaaattgttctgcgacgttgttgtgttgttgataatttcgctgagatattatcattgcgagattctgatcctacagtcttttctatttatttgtttttgaagtTTATATACCAAATGCAACAGTTAAGATGATGATAGCATAAGAGCATTTCCAACGAGACATTGTTAACTTTCTATTTTAAAGGTCACATaggatttttgtttcttttcctaaaaattcATCCCATCGAAAATTTTAAGAGAAATTATGAGGATTATACGGCGGGCATTAAATTCACGCCATCTAGCCCATCCTTTTGTCTCAGAAGTTCCCTTGTAAAACCTAGTCATCATTGAAGTTGAACCTAGCATTAAAGAATTCAGGTTAATTAATGGTGGTGCAACAACGTCATTTGCTTCTAACATGCTGAACTCGTTAGTTGAGCCCCATTTCATTTCGGCTATTTCATTTTGGCTCTGCCaccaaatcaatttaaaataaaaataaaatcagaatAAATCTAATATCTGTTTTTATAAATGAATAATccagcaacaacatcttcatcgtgGTTACCTTGTTAAACGAATGTCAATGGTACTTGGAACAAATTACTCGAAGACAAAGACGAACAGAACCTCTTCAGGTTTTTCTCGTGTGCAAATATgataagccttaatactcttTTGAATAAAATGCCTCATGATATTTACGTATTTTTGAcataattcagctccctaatggagattCCAATTTATGGAATGCAACAGACAgatctattcctggcatttcttccatactccatgcgaagatatcattatattcgcacaagatgtttattgttttttcttcttcctctttatcTATCTTGGTTCCTATTTTCAgtatttttggttcttcttctgTACCAAAGTTAATTTTTTTCCGTTGGCTCCTCTGTAGTGAAATTTGCTcttggttctcccattggtgttgactCCTTAATCTCTTGAGTTGGTTCATCTTCCTTCTCTGGTATTTCGCTTGGTATTCCTTTCCCTTCCTTCGCTCTAATCATGTATATccgaaattcttcttctttccttaacTTCTTTGCTTTTCTCCAGCGATCCTTTCGCTTCTTTGCACGTCCTTCATAATTTTTGATATCTACCCGATGGCAGATCTTCGCACTTGTAGCATCTCctatgatttcacctattccgcTTGGAATTGGGAATCTAATGCATTGATGTAGTGTGGAtgctacaacttttatcgcatgcacCCATGGCCTCCCCAACAACATATTGTATGGTGATTCGATATCAACCACACATAATGTTGTCTTCACTTCTATTTCTCCAAACAGTATTCGTATTGTAATCTCTCCTTTTGGTTTTGTGACTGTTTTATTAAATCCATGTATGTTATAAGATGGACATGTCATGTCCACATCTCTGTATCCCATTGCTTTGAACGCACGATAAAATAGGATATCAACAACACTTTCGGTATCTACCAACATTCTATTAATCGCCCATCCTTCTGAGTTTTCCATCTTATCACCAACTTTTATTCGCTCAGCCGTTATTGTAATCACCAATGCATCTGTTCTGTTAAATTTTCTTCCGGAATTTCATCTGCTGCAAAACGTTATCTTCATTTTTTTCCCACTCCTTTAGAGGAGATTCTTTTTCCATCGTCGCCACCTTCTTTCCTTtataatctcgtttatgtattcttctaGTGATTCTTGCTTGAAACTCCGCATCAGAGAGGGGTGTTTTAGTTATAGAATTACACTGTCTGCCTCTTCCTCTTCCTTGTACCGccatgatttttatttttcctataGATCctatagattctttgcttttcatctttatcttttCCAAAATTTTCAGATCCAATTTTTCAAGATTCTACAAACTCATTGACAGGATTTATCACTCcaagctgtttctagcgccaaaatgtagttgcaggaaatcctacaaccacacccttatGAATTTAGACAagattctaagtaatcataatgtAATTCTTTTATTAtctcaagttcttaaatcggttacaAGATAATACAATGACTTTAGTTGCTcctcaaataaactttctctctcttaatttcttgtctaacacttaTCTCCGATCTCTCTCTCAATACATAGATTCCTTCCCCTTATATAGGGttctacatagtggatgacagctaatagatcctcTATTTTCGGAATCGttgtgcgttacaatcgctcatgtacacACACTCAATCTCGCACACTTTACTCcttcgcacagatcatcacactttacttgtGACTATTCTGACATCATTAAGTACGTCATCCTAATTGAAACATGTGCGATAATCCTCGCTTAAGAAAAatgacctttacttcgcatacataatgaatgtgcgatatttcactcctacaaacCCAACACAACTTTTATAGCAGCATTTGGTGTTCTATAGCAGCATTTAACAAGCAACAACTTTTATAGCAGCATTTGGTGTTCTATGACTAGCTTATGCAACCAAAAGGATATTAAAGCTCTAATTTTATAGGCAAAGGCTAATGTAGACTTTACGTAGTAGATCAACATTTCCAACCACCAGGAAAAATCTAAAAATCGACTCACAGACTCGGATAAGTCGGAATACtggattttacacaaaagttCAACGATCAATATTGAAACAAGGGAACATGTCTTACATAGTAAATTGAAAGAATCTGAAAGTAATAGAATTCAGAAATATTAGCCAAATATATCTCACGTATATTTGGCAATGTGTTGTATATAATATCTTACCTAGTTTAGGATATATATTGTGCATATCTTGTATATTATCTTGCCTAGCTTAAGAGATTTTGTTTTGatgatagattattttctagcactagacttgtttatataggaaaccattCTTTGTAAATCGcaagaatcaaatcaaaagaaaagattATGTTCTTCATATTCTAGTGGTTCCACAAACCTTCAAGAAACCTTCTATTCATAAGAAATCAGTCACTGCATACATTAAACAAAATCCACAAAATCAAAGAGGCAGGAAAGTAAATAACATGGATATATAAGTGAAAGTAGTAGAGACAGCAATCACTGAGGACATCATTAATAGTAGTGATTTTATAAGAAAGATGTTAATATAAGAAGGCTTCCATGAATTCAGCATCATTTTCCATGGCCTCAAAAACCTCAATTGGAAGGCTGATATCAATGTCAATACTTCCTTCAACTGGTCCTTCATTCAAAATTGTCATTCCATTTGATTTTCCAGAAATACCGGTTTTGATTGCAATTGGTCGACCCCAACCAAAATCAATTCCATACATGTTGAACCTATGGGAACTCCTCGCCATTAAAACTTTCTTCCTAGTTCCTGCCTCGTCATTTATGATAAAAGGTATCTTTGTCATCGTTTCAAAAGTACTTCTAATCTTTCCGTCATTGATAGAGTTAACCACCTTGTTCAATAACGAAGCTAAGAATCCAAACCCTCTTTTGAGCACTTCATCGTCCGTTGCGGTTACATTCACATGGGTTATTGAGTTACCAGAGTACGCTTCAGGCAAGGGAGGAATCAGCTTAGTTTTGTTATTTACTGCAAATGCAAACATAGTCTCTTTAATTTCGTCAAAACTAGTGTGTAAGTTACTTGTAGCGCGTAATACTGCAATCCAAAGGAAAGCTAATACAGCTTGTAATGAAGAGATGACagtattttgttttgtttcagaAATTATTTCTGAATTGGCCCTCGCTTTAAGTTTTGAAATGCTTGTTGCAGTAAAATGGAAACATTTCTCTACAAGACCCTCAAACAGTACAGCTTTAGTATTGTTGATATTCATTAATGCCGAAAATTCATCAGCGAAAGAGAATGGAAGACGGATGGGACAATCTGTATCCTTGATAAACCAGCGCTGGAAAATCGATCGGAGAAGGACATGGAGAATGATTATCGGAAGATCTAGATATCTTGGACCATAAATTAATGAAATTCCAAAAAGATGTACCATCAAATACACAATGGTTAGCGCTGCACCCTATGAACACACCATCGAGTAGTTCTGTTATTTGTATAGAGAGTAAAGGATGTGACTGACCGTCGTAATTTCTTACCCCATTGAGGGAAAACAATGGATCTATTATTCTTTGAGGAATGTACGGCTGATCGACGATTTCCtcaactgatatttctgaagtaGCGTGAATGAATTATGCACCCTTAGAGTTGCAGTTGATATAGACGGAGACCGTGTTATCATCTTCATTATTCTGGATGCCAAGACGACCAGCTAGAAGAAAGAAATGATCAAGTGTGTATGACAGAAGTTTTAAGATGACTTATCATGCTATTCATAACATCATTGTTTTggtcttcctcttcatcttcccGCGGGGGTAGTGATTGTGGATTACAGAAGAGAAGACCCCTTTGCATGTATACCAGTCGCAAAAGGTTTATATCCCATGGATTTAAATCAATCCGCTTATAGTTATCAGTAGATTTATGGATATAACTAGCTGGCTGTACTTTTGTTGTAGAGACAATACGAACCTCGGCTACACTCATTTTGCGATTTATTTGATAATCACTCACTGTAAGCTGTAATGTTATACTCAAAAACAGCTTTGATGAATGCACATATGGATCTCAAACGAAACTAATAGAAGATACTCTGCCTTATTTACGGTTACAAGATATTCTTCTTAATTGACcaaaatcataataatatatatggcCATTAACTCTCAAAAGAGGGAAAGGCATTATACCAAAAACTCTAACATGGTTGATTTCGAAATGAGGGTTTCGGGTATTTAGTAAATTTAGTTAGTGTTATTTGAATTGGCCAAAACTttcgaaaaaatgaaaaatttataaACTAATTTTGACCATGTAAATAAAGTTCGACTatgaacaggtagccgaactcatctgcaagcgtagttcggctaatgtttctgaaaacacaggtagccgaactcagctttaatggattTTTTTCTTCAGACAAAAATATGGTTAGGAGAAAAATattgcgacataaccgaactaaaagttcggctgggaaaaaaaatgaaaaaagttgcgacgtaaccgaactaaaagttccgCTGGGAGAAAAAAttcgacgtaaccgaactcaatatataggtgttcagagaaaagttcggttaggagaatttttattttttttgacgtaacagaactaaaagttcggcaagaaaaaaaaatttgcgaggtaaccgaacttttctctgatagaaaaaactccattaaagctaagttcggctagttcgactaACTGTTttacataattcctagccgaacttctctgtgcaacttccatttttaactcattttgatgattactactcattttttcaaccaaaaacgaatcacAAGTAATAGGTctgtgaaaatttctttgaatcgagacaataaaaccgaaagaaaagaagaaaatgaaccCTCTAATAGTAACGGATGtgtgaaaaattaaaaataatggatttgtttgattgtgattttgattttgttttgttaatgatttagattaggttatatatatatttatttattggattagttttaattttaattaggctAAGGGtaagttagtcatttccacactttaggacaccccttataaggatAGGGTAAACATTGTTATCACATAATAGTCCCCCTCCAAAATAGAGTAGTGTCCAAAAAAACGGTTCATGGGATAGGGACGTTGGGCCTTGAAAACGCTACTAAACTAGGCCCAGTAGTCTGTTGAATCAAATAGGTATGTCACTAATTCGCACGAATTTAATACGGAAGGTCAAAAGCGCCAATAGTTCGAAAAGCTAAAGTAAAATTCACGAACTGAGAGTGGATTTTGTATTAGAAATGGACTAGCATGGAACCCGTGCTACGCACAGGGTATGATGAGAATTCAACCCTCATTTAGAGAGGCGGGGCTTCGCCCTGCACCCGTCCCAGTCACTATTAATGATTGCAGTGTATGATggaaacaacaattattatttagTAGGTTAATTATTGGAACCAAATTCACCAATTATATTTGGTTAAAGTgtttgagataaattagacatcCTCTTATGAAAGTATTTTTGAAAAATTATACCAACCTTTAAAATTAGTAAGTAGGTCATAACACTGTCAATTTCAATACTCTAAAGATAATTTATAATGCGAGATTTGATGTCTTCTACTCAAAGTAGCATCACAACTACCCTTAGTCTTGCTAGATTTTAAAATACCTATACATTCAACATTTCATGGCTAATCATTTTTTGCAacttaaaaatgaaaaaacaaagtCATAATAATATTTCAAAACCCTAGTAATGGCTTCCAGTTCAGCCAAATCATGTTGTACCTCGCTAAATATTagagaaactaaaaaaaataaaatgatattAATATAAAGTAGATTGACAACTCTAAATAGTAGGAATACGTATAAAGTGCTTCCACTCGAAGATGATGTACTGATCTAACTTTCTTCAGAAATCATACACTTTCGTTAAAAATCAATCGTGCAACTCAACTGCTCTTTTAGGCTCCAACTCCCTGTacttaaatgaaaaatcacactcagTATATAGTTGCATCAATATATGATATTAAAGACACAAaaaaagaacgcgcaattggggatatcaaaactaattgggggatagaggaaaaagacaaaaactggatccaaaaatccaatcagggtcaccccttatctaagtattttttaaatcctaatctacccctcactaatcaggtttagtggttaataataattagtaaaaatcttaagtatttgttaaatgattagtatgtacttgtatttgggtgagtgagatGAGAGTACAAAGATGGAAAAgaaatttgagagggaattttTTTGGTGAAAGTGGAGGAAGATTGtaaagagagaattgctgctaagaggttgaaaatttgatttttttttctttgaatccaccattgttgcagctgaaatagctcggtgtcggcattgtattcaaccgaaaaaaccatgccggcgtttgttggaaattttcataaatgtttgcaaCTATCCGGGGGGGCGTAGTCCACTGCCGGCACAGTTAGTTAATTCTCGAGCGTGCCGGTAACTATGAcagcatagtatgttgcttaaatttctatgccggcacatgatgaaaagtgcccaaaaaattgattttttttcacttgactaccggcattgatagatttataTCGAGCATGCTGGCATTTAGTTCCGGCATTGAAGTCATcaattccgacatggtcttcatcacttccggagatgtaaaaaaatatatttccggcatggtcttcatcacttccggcatggtattcatcattttcggcatggtcttcatcacttccggcatgatcttcatc encodes:
- the LOC113352741 gene encoding protein ENHANCED PSEUDOMONAS SUSCEPTIBILTY 1-like, with amino-acid sequence MNINNTKAVLFEGLVEKCFHFTATSISKLKARANSEIISETKQNTVISSLQAVLAFLWIAVLRATSNLHTSFDEIKETMFAFAVNNKTKLIPPLPEAYSGNSITHVNVTATDDEVLKRGFGFLASLLNKVVNSINDGKIRSTFETMTKIPFIINDEAGTRKKVLMARSSHRFNMYGIDFGWGRPIAIKTGISGKSNGMTILNEGPVEGSIDIDISLPIEVFEAMENDAEFMEAFLY